From the Micromonospora echinofusca genome, the window CTTGACCAGGGGTGGGCCGGCGCGGGCCCGCGGCGGCACGCCGGCGCACCGGTTCTACAGCGTCGTGGTCTTCGTGCTGCTCGCCTCGCTGGACAACGTGGCGATCGGCCTGGTTCCTCCGCTGTACGGGCCCATCTCCGACGCCTTCGACGTACCGCAGCGGCTGCTCGGCCTGGTCACCGCCGTGAGCTTCCTGGCCAGCGCCGTGGCCGCGGTCGGCTGGGCGTACGTCGGCGACCGCGCGAACCGCAAGCCGCTGCTGATGGTCGGCACCCTCATCTGGGCGCTCGGCACGGGCGGCAGCGCGCTCGCGGCGAACTATCCGGCCTTCCTGGCGGCGCAGATCCTGGCGGCGGTCGGCCTGGGCGCGGTCGGGTCGGTCGGGTTCTCGGTCGTCACCGACCTGATCTCGCCCCGCCGCCGGGGGCTGGTGATGAGCTTCTGGGGGCTGTCCCAGGGCGTCGGCACGCTCGCCGGCACGCTGGTCGGCGGGCTGCTCGGGGCCGCCGACTGGCGGCGGCCGTTCCTGCTGCTGACGGTGGTCGGCGTCGCGGCCACCGTCGCCTACCTGTTCACGTACGACATCCGGCGCGGGCAGAGCGAGCCGGAGCTGGCCGACGCGCTGGCCACCGGCGCCGAGTACGACTACCGGATCAGCCGGGCGGACCTGCCGAGGATCCTGAGCCGGCGGACGAACCGCTGGCTGATCCTCCAGGGCCTCACCGCGCAGGCGGCCTTCGGGTCGCTGGTCTGGCTGCCGGTGCTCTTCGCCCAGCGGGCCGAGGAGCAGGGCTACTCCGCCGCCACCGCCGTGGTCGTGGGCAGCGTCTTCGCCACCCTCTTCCAGCTCGGCGGGGTGCTCTCCATCGTGGGCGGGCTGGTCGGCGACGCGCTGCAACGGCGTACGCCCCGGGGCAGGGCGCTGGTGGCGGCGGTGGGCATCCTCGCGGCGCTGCCGTTCTACCTGGTGCTCTTCTTCGTGCCGATCCGCATCGACGTGCCCGACGGCGCCGGCACCGGAGCGGTGGTCCGGGCGGTGCTGGGCAGCGTGGTCACCGAGCCGACGGTCGGGCTGAGCCTGCTCACCGCGGTGGTGGCCCTGGCGCTGACCTCGGCCAACTCGCCGAACTGGTTCGCCCTGATCGCCGACGTCAACCCGCCCGAGCACCGGGGCACCGTCTACAGCCTCGGCAACCTGGTCAACGGCGTCGGCCGGGCGGCCGGCAACGGGCTGGTCGGGGTGGCCTTCCACGGGCTGCGGGCGGCCTTCCCGCCGCCGCTGAACTACGCCGTCGGGCTGGCGGCCTTCCAGCTCTTCTTCATCCCGACGGGCGTCATGTACTGGCTGGCCTCACGGACCTCGCCGGACGACATCGCCGCCGTCCGCGACCTGCTGCACGAGCGCGCCGAGCGCCTGTAGGCGTACGGGCCGGCCCGACCCGGACACGGGGAGGGTCCCCCGGGCAGCGTGCGGCGCTGCCCGGGGGACCCCTGTCGCGTCAGGCCGGGCGGACCCAGACCGTCACGTCGGTCCCGACGGCGCCGTCGTCGTCCAGCGGGGCACTGGCGTGCACCAGCTCGGACCCGGCGGGCAGCGGCACGGGGGCGTCGCCGAAGTTGGTCAGCACGGTCAGCCCGCCGTTGCGGAACGAGAGCACCTCGTCGCCGGAGGCGAGCCACTCCAGCGGGCCATCGCCGAGCCGGTGCTCGCGGCGCAGCCGCAGCGCCGTGCGGTACAGCTCGTACGTCGAGCCGGGCGTGTCCCGCTGCCGGTCCAGGGCGTACTCCGCCCAGCTCGACGGCTGCGGCAGCCAGCTCGCGTCGGTCGGCCCGAAGCCGTACGACGGTGCGTCGGCCTCCCACGGGATCGGCACCCGGCAGCCGTCCCGGCCCCGCTCGGTGTGGCCGCTGCGCGTCCAGGTCGGGTCCTGCCGGGCCTCGTCGCCCATCGTGGTGTGCTCCGGCAGGCCCAGCTCCTCGCCCTGGTAGAGGTAGGCCGAGCCGGGCAGGGCGAGCATCAGCAGGCTGGCCGCCCGGGCCCGGCGCAGGCCGAGTGCGGCGTCGGGCTGCGGGTCGCCGGCGCCGATGCCGTTGGGCCGCTTGACGCCGATCGGCAGCCCCAGCCGGGAGGCGTGCCGCACCACGTCGTGGTTGGAGAGCACCCAGGTGGTCGGGGCGCCGACGGCGTCCGTGGCCTCCAGCGAGCGGGTGATGACCGCGTACTGGGCCGGCGCGGTCCAGGAGGCGAGCAGGTACTCGAAGTTGAACGCCTGGTGCATCTCGTCGGGGCGGACGTAGCGGGCCAGCCGCTCGGCCGGCTCGACCCACGCCTCGGCGACGAGGATCCGCTCGTCCGGGTAGCCGTCCAACAGGCGCCGCCACTCCCGGTAGATCTCGTGCACGCCGTCCTGGTCCCACATCGGTGGGCGCGGCTTGTCGACCTCCTGGCCGGAGAGGATCTCCTGCGGCTCCTGCCAGTCGGCGAGGTCGGCCTGCTTGATCAGGCCGTGCGCCACGTCGACGCGGAAGCCGTCGACACCGCGGTCCAGCCAGAACCGCAGCACGTCCAGGAACTCCTCCCGCACCTGCGGGTTGTCCCAGTTGAGGTCGGGCTGGCCGGAGTCGAACAGGTGCAGGTACCACTGGCCGGGGCGGCCGTCGGCCTCGGTGACGCGGGTCCAGGCCGGCCCGCCGAAGACGCTCTGCCAGTCGTTGGGCGGCTGCGCGCCGTCCGGGCCGCAGCCGTCGCGGAAGACGTAGCGGTCGCGCTCCGGGCTGCCGGGGGCGGCGGCGAGCGCGGCGGCGAACCACCGGTGTGCCGACGAGGTGTGGTTGGGCACCAGGTCGACGATGACCCGCAGGCCCCGCGAGTGCGCCTCGCCGATCAGCCGGTCGGCGTCGGCGAGGGTGCCGAAGAGCGGGTCCACGTCCCGGTAGTCGGCCACGTCGTACCCGGCGTCGGCCTGCGGCGACGGATAGAACGGCGACAGCCAGAGCGCATCCACGCCCAGCTCC encodes:
- a CDS encoding MFS transporter — its product is MTLTRGGPARARGGTPAHRFYSVVVFVLLASLDNVAIGLVPPLYGPISDAFDVPQRLLGLVTAVSFLASAVAAVGWAYVGDRANRKPLLMVGTLIWALGTGGSALAANYPAFLAAQILAAVGLGAVGSVGFSVVTDLISPRRRGLVMSFWGLSQGVGTLAGTLVGGLLGAADWRRPFLLLTVVGVAATVAYLFTYDIRRGQSEPELADALATGAEYDYRISRADLPRILSRRTNRWLILQGLTAQAAFGSLVWLPVLFAQRAEEQGYSAATAVVVGSVFATLFQLGGVLSIVGGLVGDALQRRTPRGRALVAAVGILAALPFYLVLFFVPIRIDVPDGAGTGAVVRAVLGSVVTEPTVGLSLLTAVVALALTSANSPNWFALIADVNPPEHRGTVYSLGNLVNGVGRAAGNGLVGVAFHGLRAAFPPPLNYAVGLAAFQLFFIPTGVMYWLASRTSPDDIAAVRDLLHERAERL
- a CDS encoding glycoside hydrolase family 13 protein is translated as MNSNPTHQDTPAGPATGWWTRATIYQVYPRSFADSDGDGIGDLPGITARLDHLVELGVDALWLSPFYPSPQADAGYDVADYRDVDPLFGTLADADRLIGEAHSRGLRVIVDLVPNHTSSAHRWFAAALAAAPGSPERDRYVFRDGCGPDGAQPPNDWQSVFGGPAWTRVTEADGRPGQWYLHLFDSGQPDLNWDNPQVREEFLDVLRFWLDRGVDGFRVDVAHGLIKQADLADWQEPQEILSGQEVDKPRPPMWDQDGVHEIYREWRRLLDGYPDERILVAEAWVEPAERLARYVRPDEMHQAFNFEYLLASWTAPAQYAVITRSLEATDAVGAPTTWVLSNHDVVRHASRLGLPIGVKRPNGIGAGDPQPDAALGLRRARAASLLMLALPGSAYLYQGEELGLPEHTTMGDEARQDPTWTRSGHTERGRDGCRVPIPWEADAPSYGFGPTDASWLPQPSSWAEYALDRQRDTPGSTYELYRTALRLRREHRLGDGPLEWLASGDEVLSFRNGGLTVLTNFGDAPVPLPAGSELVHASAPLDDDGAVGTDVTVWVRPA